The window GTGATGTGATGTGACAAGCAGAAGGGAGGGGCATCACACCTACCAACTGATGCACCTGTCTGTCTCTCTCTCTGACGATGCATTTTTTGGGCCTCACATGTCATAGGATTCAGAAACCTCTGTTTCGCTTACAGTATTATACTGCTTGTAAAATATGCACAccaattttcttttctttttttgattGAGGTATAAAATATATATACTACTGCAATCTTGGGGGTTTTCTTTGATGGATGAGCTTCTTTAGTTTTTGGCTAGGGTTTCTTCTTGCAAACAAAATGTAGAGGTCCTTTCATCAATCTTGTCTACTTTTCTCTGTTCCCTAGCcatgaatctttgtgctctctGTACATATCttccatcttttcctagcaaaatactactccctctgttccgaaTTACTTACCAGTTGGGCATCACACCTCTCAGTGCCTGTCTCGGGATGCATTTTTTGGGGTTGACAAATCATAGGATTCAGGAATATGTACACATATCTTTTGTGATCACAGTGTCAGCATCATTGTTAATTCCTGCTTACAAAGTTACTGCCTGTAATTATGTGCAGGACGTATAATTTTGATTTATAGTTTCATACGATATCTCCTGGTGAAGGATAGAAAATATACCTCTGTTTGGATCTAGCTAGAAAATATACCTCTGTTTTAATCATACACAGCATTACTTTTGTGATCACAGTATCAGTATCATCATTGATTCCTTTTACAAAGTTACTGCTCCTAATTATGCACACCTTCCTTTCATTAATACAAGATCTCCTAGTGAATGAtaacatgtactccctctgttcctaaatatttgtctttctagagatttcaacaagtgattagatacggagcaaaatgagtgaatctatactctaaaatatgtatacatccgtatgtggtagtccatttgaaatctctaaaaagacaaatatttaggaacggagggagtactatataaCTCCGTTAAAAGCAGCTAGATAGTAAATGTTCTTCATAGCTGGACCATTTCTTTTGCGACGTTTGTTTGGTCATCCTGGAATCAAATTCTGTTTCCTGTCTTGGTACTACTACTACTTACTAATCATTGCTGTTCTTTTGATCTTGCTTAGGATGGACCCGCATGATGGAGAGCCTGCTGCTGACGAGTTGCCACCACCACCCCCTCTGCCTCCCAACGTGGTGCCCATCATCGCAGAAGATGCTGCTGCTGCTAGTGAGAGCGAACCGCCCCCACCGCCACCTCCAAGCAAGCCAGCAAAGCCTAGGAGGCACATAATGGCCAGGCCTCCCAATGGCTTGGGAAAGAAGGGCCAGCCCATCCAGCTGCTTGCCAACCACTACAAAGTCTCTGTCAAGCCTTCAGAGGAGTTCTTCAACCACTACTATGTAAGAAGCATACTTGCTTTCTTTCCTAGCTAGTTTCACTACTACCTATCCTAGTACTAGGATTCACAAGTAGTACAAGCTTATTTATATATCCCCATGCTGACTTGGTAGCTGTGTTATCCTTTGATGATGCGTAGGTTAATCTCAAGTATGAGGATGATACGCCAGTCGACAGCAAGGGCATTGGCAGAAAGGTCCTTGATAAGCTGCAGCACACCTACCATTCTGAGCTCGCAGACAAGGACTTTGCATATGATGGCGAAAAGAGCCTCTTTACCATCGGGGCTCTTccacagatcaacaatgaatTCATTGTGGTATTGGAAGACATCGGTAGTGGAAAGTGAGTTCTGCTCCTTCGTGACCTGCTTGCATGCTATCTGTTTCTATCGAGTACCATGCTCGGTGTTCAGTACAGGGTATAACTTGGTTCTTACTTGGTTCTAGGACTGCTGCTGGGAGCCCTGGTGGTAATAACGGTAGTCCTGGAGGTGGTGACCAGAAGAGGGTGAGGAGACCCTACCAGGCCAAGACCTTCAAGGTGGAGCTCAACTTTGCGGCAACAATTCCTATGGCTGCAATTGGGCACGCCATCAGAGGTCAGGAATCAGAGCACTCCCTCGAGGCTCTACGAGTTCTTGACATCATACTGAGGCAACATTCTGCAAAACAGTATGTATCTACTCCTATGCCTCCCCAAGTGTTCCTCCGTGCTTAAGCTGCCTCGTGACTGCGGTTTATGTTTTCTGATGATCCACAGGGGCTGCCTTCTAGTTCGCCAGTCGTTCTTCCACAACAACCCTAGCAGTTTCGTTGACTTGGGCGGTGGTGTGATGGGGTGCCGGGGATTTCACTCAAGCTTCCGTGGTACACAGAGTGGACTCTCCCTAAACATTGGTATGCATCTCACCACAGTATTCTTGTATAAACTCCACCGTTCATGTTGCGAGGGCTGCATCCGATCTAACATTTGCATGTCAAAATTCTTTTAACCTGcagatgtttcaaccaccatgatagttaaacctGGTCCTGTCATTGACTTTCTTCTTGCTAACCAGAAGGTTGACCACCCTGACAAAATCGACTGGCAGAAGGTAAGTTGcatctcttgtgttcttgatgaTAATTTTGTGAACAGTCAGGCGTGCAACCATATCTAATTTGCCTGCTTGACTAACAGGCCaagcgtgctctcaagaacttgaggaTAAAAACCACTCCTGCAAATTCAGAGTTCAAGATTGTTGGGTTGAGTGAGAGAAATTGCAACGAACAGATGTGAGAGTTCCCCCTTACTGCTTTATTCATTTTATACAACTCTGTTTAGAGCAGAGCTAGCTAGAGAGTCAATCATCTCCATCAGATATACAATATCTGTTGTGACCACAGTATCAGCAGCATTATCAATTCCTGTTTACAGAGTTAGTGCCTGTAATTATGTGCAGGAAACGTAGTTTTGATTTATACAAGATCTCCTGGTGAAGGATCGAAAATATACCTCTGTTTGGACTTTGGAGCTAGCTAGAGAGTAAACCTTCATCATCATATAGAGCATTAATTCCTATTTACAAAGTTACTGCCAAGTATGAACACAAAGTATATTTTTGATATACACAAGATCTTGTAGTGAAGGATAAAATGTATACAACTCTTTTTAGAGCTAGCTAGAGCATTACTTTTTGTGATCACAATAATCATCACTGCAGTAATTTATAGTATCCCTTAGAAAGGTGTCCTGTTGTTGTTTCTAGCTTGTTCTATGTTATGCATTTTGCTGCTATTTATTCATTGCTTTGTGATTTGCATGTTTAACTAGGTTCCCGTTGAGGCGGAGGAACGGGGACACCACTGAAACTGTTGAGATCACTGTCTATGATTACTTTGTGAAGAACAGAGGAATAGAACTGCGCTATTCTGGCAATCTTCCCTGTATCAATGCTGGGAGGCCAAAGCGTCCGACGTATTTCCCCGTGGAGGTTCGTTTCACTGTTTTGCTGTTTTTACACCCTTCTGAAATTTCTTCTCAAGTACTGATGGGAACTTTTTGTGCGACCAGCTTTGCACACTAGTTCCTCTTCAAAGATACACGAAGGCTCTGTCAACTATGCAGAGGACTTCGCTTGTTGAGAAGTCAAGACAGAAGCCTCACGAAAGAATGTCAACACTTAATGATGTGAGTGATCATCTAGATTTTAGCTTGCATGATGCAACCACATATATATAACTTGCTTCTTTTACTGATTTGGCAATCAACTGACAGTTCATTCTAACCTATTTTATATGCAAGGCACTTAAGCGTAGCAACTATGATGCTGACCCCATGCTGAAGGCATGTGGCATTCAAATTGCGCAAAATTTCACTCAGATTGAAGGGAGGGTCCTGCCTGCTCCCAAGGTTAGCCAGTGATAATTCTCCAAGCTTAGTATCTTCCAAATGAAAGCTCGATGTTTTTCAGAAAATGTATCTAATCAAGCGTTCTATCATGTAGCTGAAAGCTGGTAACGGTGAAGAGTTCTTTGCACGCAACGGGCGCTGGAATATTGCGAGGAAGGTCGACATTTTCTCTCTCTTTCTAACATGTCTTTCTATCAATGTTCCTTCTGTTTGTTGATTCTTCTTTTGTTTCAGAAGCTGATTAGGACCAGCTCCGTCAAGAGGTGGTCTGTCGTCAACTTCTCTGCACGCTGTGATCTTCGCGGTCTTGTCCAAGACCTTAAAAGGGTCGCGACTGGAATGGGACTCGTATGTTCCCACTTATCTACAACATTTTCTCTTTGGTTTTTCTTCTTTTCTGCTGCTGAACTTCATTTGTTTGCAGGAATATGAGGACCCCCATACTGTAATCGAAGAGAGCCCATCACTGAGACGAGCTCCGGTGGCACGAAGAGTGGAGGAGATGTTTGCCCAGATAAAGGCCAAGCTACCTGGAGCACCCTTGTTCCTTTTGTGCCTCCTCCCTGAGAGGAAGAACTGCGAAGTTTATGGTTGGTTCATCTTCTTTTTGGTTGTGTTACCCTTCCCCATAAGCATGATTAACTGTTGGAGAATAGTATGTAATATATATCTGCTTGAATCTGCTGCAGGTCCTTGGAAGAAGAAGTGTCTTGCTGATTTCGGCATAGTCACCCAGTGTCTAGCTCCGCAAAGAGTCAATGACCAGTACTTGAGTAATCTGCTGCTCAAGATAAATGCCAAGGTTTGTTGACGTGACCGACCCTGGTTTCTTTCTTATAACTGTATTTATTTTGACTACTGTCTGTATGCTAAGGCTTGTTGCTTTCGTCTTTCCACCCCAGCTCGGTGGACTCAACACACTGCTTCAAATTGAAGCAGCCCGTGCAATACCCATTGTGGGGAAGGTGCCCACTATCATCCTGGGCATGGATGTCTCGCATGGTCAACCTGGCCAATCCGACAGGCCTTCCATTGCTGCGGTAAGCGGGATATGTATTTTTTACACTCTGATGAATAGTAGCTCTGTAGATGA is drawn from Aegilops tauschii subsp. strangulata cultivar AL8/78 chromosome 1, Aet v6.0, whole genome shotgun sequence and contains these coding sequences:
- the LOC109766824 gene encoding protein argonaute 4B isoform X1, with product MHLMDPHDGEPAADELPPPPPLPPNVVPIIAEDAAAASESEPPPPPPPSKPAKPRRHIMARPPNGLGKKGQPIQLLANHYKVSVKPSEEFFNHYYVNLKYEDDTPVDSKGIGRKVLDKLQHTYHSELADKDFAYDGEKSLFTIGALPQINNEFIVVLEDIGSGKTAAGSPGGNNGSPGGGDQKRVRRPYQAKTFKVELNFAATIPMAAIGHAIRGQESEHSLEALRVLDIILRQHSAKQGCLLVRQSFFHNNPSSFVDLGGGVMGCRGFHSSFRGTQSGLSLNIDVSTTMIVKPGPVIDFLLANQKVDHPDKIDWQKAKRALKNLRIKTTPANSEFKIVGLSERNCNEQMFPLRRRNGDTTETVEITVYDYFVKNRGIELRYSGNLPCINAGRPKRPTYFPVELCTLVPLQRYTKALSTMQRTSLVEKSRQKPHERMSTLNDALKRSNYDADPMLKACGIQIAQNFTQIEGRVLPAPKLKAGNGEEFFARNGRWNIARKKLIRTSSVKRWSVVNFSARCDLRGLVQDLKRVATGMGLEYEDPHTVIEESPSLRRAPVARRVEEMFAQIKAKLPGAPLFLLCLLPERKNCEVYGPWKKKCLADFGIVTQCLAPQRVNDQYLSNLLLKINAKLGGLNTLLQIEAARAIPIVGKVPTIILGMDVSHGQPGQSDRPSIAAVVSSREWPLISKYRATVHTQSPKQEMMASLFKPRGTEDDGLIRESLIDFYTSSGKRKPDQVIIFRDGVSESQFTQVINIELEQIIEACKCLDDKWEPKFTVIVAQKNHHTRFFQTNSPENVPPGTVVDKQVCHPKNFDFYMCAHAGMIGTSRPTHYHVLHDEIGFSGDELQEFVHSLSYVYQRSTTAISVAAPIAYAHLAAAQVGTFMKFDDMSDTSSSQGGGHTSVGSAPVPELPRLHEKVRSSMFFC
- the LOC109766824 gene encoding protein argonaute 4B isoform X2 gives rise to the protein MDPHDGEPAADELPPPPPLPPNVVPIIAEDAAAASESEPPPPPPPSKPAKPRRHIMARPPNGLGKKGQPIQLLANHYKVSVKPSEEFFNHYYVNLKYEDDTPVDSKGIGRKVLDKLQHTYHSELADKDFAYDGEKSLFTIGALPQINNEFIVVLEDIGSGKTAAGSPGGNNGSPGGGDQKRVRRPYQAKTFKVELNFAATIPMAAIGHAIRGQESEHSLEALRVLDIILRQHSAKQGCLLVRQSFFHNNPSSFVDLGGGVMGCRGFHSSFRGTQSGLSLNIDVSTTMIVKPGPVIDFLLANQKVDHPDKIDWQKAKRALKNLRIKTTPANSEFKIVGLSERNCNEQMFPLRRRNGDTTETVEITVYDYFVKNRGIELRYSGNLPCINAGRPKRPTYFPVELCTLVPLQRYTKALSTMQRTSLVEKSRQKPHERMSTLNDALKRSNYDADPMLKACGIQIAQNFTQIEGRVLPAPKLKAGNGEEFFARNGRWNIARKKLIRTSSVKRWSVVNFSARCDLRGLVQDLKRVATGMGLEYEDPHTVIEESPSLRRAPVARRVEEMFAQIKAKLPGAPLFLLCLLPERKNCEVYGPWKKKCLADFGIVTQCLAPQRVNDQYLSNLLLKINAKLGGLNTLLQIEAARAIPIVGKVPTIILGMDVSHGQPGQSDRPSIAAVVSSREWPLISKYRATVHTQSPKQEMMASLFKPRGTEDDGLIRESLIDFYTSSGKRKPDQVIIFRDGVSESQFTQVINIELEQIIEACKCLDDKWEPKFTVIVAQKNHHTRFFQTNSPENVPPGTVVDKQVCHPKNFDFYMCAHAGMIGTSRPTHYHVLHDEIGFSGDELQEFVHSLSYVYQRSTTAISVAAPIAYAHLAAAQVGTFMKFDDMSDTSSSQGGGHTSVGSAPVPELPRLHEKVRSSMFFC